The following proteins are encoded in a genomic region of Ornithinibacillus sp. 4-3:
- the mtrB gene encoding trp RNA-binding attenuation protein MtrB — MENNYSKSDFFVIKAMEDGVNVIGLTRGTDTRFHHAEKLDADEIMIAQFTEHTSAIKVRGKALIQTSHGEITNG, encoded by the coding sequence ATGGAAAATAATTATTCGAAATCAGATTTTTTTGTTATTAAAGCAATGGAAGACGGTGTAAATGTAATTGGATTAACACGAGGAACTGACACGCGTTTTCATCATGCTGAAAAACTAGACGCAGATGAGATTATGATTGCTCAATTCACAGAGCATACTTCTGCAATAAAGGTTCGAGGAAAAGCACTTATCCAAACAAGTCATGGAGAAATTACGAATGGCTAG
- a CDS encoding HU family DNA-binding protein, producing MNKTDLVNAVAEASELSKKDAGKAVDAVFQAITDSLASGEKVQIIGFGNFEVRDRAARKGRNPQTGEEIEIPASKVPAFRAGKALKDAVK from the coding sequence TTGAATAAAACAGATTTAGTTAATGCCGTTGCGGAAGCAAGCGAACTTTCTAAAAAAGATGCTGGTAAAGCAGTTGACGCAGTTTTCCAAGCTATCACTGATTCTCTAGCTTCTGGAGAAAAAGTACAAATCATTGGTTTTGGAAACTTTGAAGTACGTGATCGTGCAGCTCGTAAAGGACGTAATCCACAAACAGGAGAAGAAATCGAAATTCCTGCAAGTAAAGTTCCTGCATTTAGAGCTGGGAAAGCCCTAAAAGATGCCGTAAAATAA
- the spoIVA gene encoding stage IV sporulation protein A — MKKVDIFKDISKRTNGDIYLGVVGAVRTGKSTFIKKFLELAVIPNIQDESERVRTLDEIPQSASGRTVMTTEPKFVPNQAVSVHVEEGLDVNIRLVDCVGYAVEGAKGFEDEDGPRMIHTPWYEEAIPFHDAAEIGTRKVIQEHSTIGVIITTDGTIGDIPRENYIEAEQKIVEELKEVGKPFIMVVNSLRPSAEETILLRDQLIKEYDIPVLAMSVESMSEREVFSVLKEALYEFPVLEVNVNLPNWVMVLNEEHWLRKNYQEAIHTNIKNIKRLRDVDEIVQQFSEFEYIEHAALASMELGEGIAEIDLQSPNSLYEQILKEIVGEEIRGKDHLLELMQSYAYAKREYDQVASALQMVKQTGYGIAAPSVEDMILDEPEIIKHGSRFGVRLKADAPSIHMIKVDVESEFAPIIGTEKQSEELVRYLMQDFEEDPLSIWDSDIFGRSLSSIVREGIQAKISQMPESARYKLKDTLERIINEGSGGLIAIIL, encoded by the coding sequence TTGAAAAAGGTAGATATATTTAAAGATATTTCTAAACGAACAAACGGAGATATTTATTTAGGAGTTGTCGGTGCTGTTCGAACAGGGAAGTCCACATTTATTAAGAAGTTTTTAGAATTAGCCGTTATTCCAAATATTCAAGATGAAAGTGAAAGAGTGCGAACACTTGATGAAATACCACAAAGTGCATCTGGAAGAACAGTCATGACAACAGAACCTAAATTTGTGCCAAATCAAGCAGTTTCTGTGCATGTAGAAGAAGGTCTAGATGTAAATATTCGTTTAGTAGACTGTGTAGGATATGCAGTTGAAGGGGCAAAAGGATTTGAAGATGAAGATGGTCCACGAATGATTCATACACCATGGTATGAAGAAGCTATACCTTTTCATGATGCTGCAGAGATTGGTACGCGTAAGGTAATTCAAGAACATTCAACAATTGGTGTTATTATTACTACAGACGGTACTATTGGAGATATTCCCCGGGAAAATTACATCGAAGCAGAACAAAAAATTGTTGAGGAATTAAAAGAAGTTGGAAAACCCTTTATTATGGTAGTTAATTCCCTACGTCCGTCTGCTGAAGAAACAATTTTACTTCGAGACCAGCTGATTAAGGAATATGATATCCCCGTCCTGGCAATGAGTGTGGAATCAATGAGTGAACGAGAGGTATTCAGTGTCCTAAAAGAGGCTTTATACGAGTTCCCAGTATTAGAAGTGAATGTGAATTTACCTAATTGGGTGATGGTACTTAATGAAGAGCATTGGTTGAGAAAGAATTACCAAGAAGCTATTCATACGAACATTAAAAACATTAAACGCTTGCGCGATGTAGATGAGATTGTTCAGCAGTTTTCAGAATTCGAATATATTGAACATGCTGCACTTGCTAGTATGGAATTAGGAGAAGGAATAGCTGAAATAGATCTACAATCCCCGAACTCTTTATATGAGCAAATTTTAAAAGAAATAGTGGGTGAAGAGATTAGAGGGAAGGATCATTTACTTGAATTGATGCAGAGCTATGCTTATGCGAAAAGGGAATATGATCAAGTTGCAAGTGCATTACAAATGGTGAAACAGACAGGATATGGGATTGCCGCTCCATCCGTAGAAGATATGATTCTAGATGAACCTGAGATTATTAAACATGGCTCAAGATTTGGTGTTCGATTGAAAGCTGATGCACCATCCATTCATATGATTAAGGTAGATGTAGAATCTGAATTTGCACCGATTATTGGTACAGAAAAGCAAAGTGAAGAATTAGTTCGTTATTTAATGCAAGACTTTGAAGAAGATCCACTATCCATTTGGGATTCAGATATATTTGGAAGATCGCTAAGCTCGATTGTTCGTGAAGGTATCCAAGCTAAAATATCACAAATGCCAGAATCAGCTCGATACAAGCTAAAAGATACGTTGGAAAGAATCATAAATGAAGGATCAGGCGGTTTGATTGCGATTATTTTATAA
- a CDS encoding DUF2768 domain-containing protein, with protein sequence MSLSMLKMWVSFAGIILLFVAVGFIYLSRYKLKGILSVIFAIIAYLSFIIAALIIFYIVFSGPTG encoded by the coding sequence ATGAGTCTTTCTATGCTTAAAATGTGGGTTTCCTTTGCTGGAATCATCTTATTATTTGTAGCAGTAGGCTTTATTTATTTAAGTAGGTACAAGCTTAAAGGAATTTTATCAGTAATCTTTGCTATTATTGCTTATTTATCATTTATTATAGCTGCACTTATTATCTTTTATATCGTGTTTAGTGGCCCAACTGGATAA
- a CDS encoding stage VI sporulation protein F: MSQEKKGIFDRIQKETNIRPEEIYRIAASVKNADFSNEQTVRNLVQQISSMAGKRISSEKEKKIVESITNNKIPDDVQGLNRLFKQ, from the coding sequence GTGAGCCAAGAAAAAAAAGGAATATTTGACCGTATTCAAAAAGAAACAAATATTCGACCTGAGGAAATATATCGAATAGCTGCATCTGTGAAAAATGCAGATTTTTCGAATGAACAAACGGTTAGAAATTTAGTTCAACAAATTTCAAGTATGGCAGGGAAAAGAATTTCTTCAGAAAAAGAGAAGAAAATTGTTGAATCTATTACCAATAATAAAATCCCAGATGATGTACAAGGATTGAATCGTCTATTCAAACAGTAG
- a CDS encoding NAD(P)H-dependent glycerol-3-phosphate dehydrogenase, giving the protein MKKIAVLGAGSWGTALSIVLADNGHDVRLWTHRKEQAEEINSTRKNEKYLDNVTLPENIIAYGDLAAAVKDVEVILLVIPSKAIRQVCQQLKEVWDGKGIIIHATKGIEPGTLLRVSEMIHEELPSYPYADIVVLSGPSHAEEVALRQPTTVTVSAINKEISKFAQDLFINEAFRVYTSSDIIGIELGGSLKNVIGLGAGISNGLGYGDNAKAALITRGLAEISRLGTSLGANPLTFLGLSGVGDLVVTCTSVHSRNWRAGNLLGSGKSLDEILQQMGMVVEGVSTTKAAYQLAEKQGIEMPITSGLYDVLFNDKDPKTVVEHLMNRDKKAEMKDI; this is encoded by the coding sequence ATGAAAAAAATTGCGGTTTTAGGTGCTGGTAGCTGGGGAACAGCACTTAGTATTGTCTTAGCTGATAATGGACATGATGTCCGTCTATGGACACATCGTAAGGAACAAGCCGAGGAAATTAATTCTACAAGAAAAAATGAAAAATATTTAGATAATGTTACTTTGCCAGAAAATATTATTGCTTATGGAGACCTGGCTGCAGCTGTAAAAGATGTGGAAGTAATTCTTTTAGTTATTCCATCAAAAGCCATTCGTCAAGTGTGTCAGCAATTGAAGGAAGTTTGGGATGGTAAGGGAATTATTATCCATGCCACTAAAGGGATTGAACCAGGAACCTTACTTCGGGTTTCCGAAATGATTCATGAGGAATTACCTAGTTATCCGTACGCGGATATAGTTGTCCTTTCTGGACCTAGTCATGCTGAAGAAGTGGCACTAAGACAGCCGACAACTGTTACAGTATCAGCCATTAATAAAGAAATTTCTAAATTTGCACAGGATTTATTTATCAATGAAGCTTTCCGTGTCTATACAAGTTCAGATATTATTGGTATAGAATTAGGTGGTTCACTTAAAAATGTTATTGGTTTAGGTGCAGGGATTTCTAATGGTCTTGGTTATGGGGATAATGCAAAGGCTGCTTTAATTACTAGAGGTCTTGCTGAAATATCTCGCTTAGGAACATCGTTAGGTGCCAATCCTTTGACATTTTTGGGGCTCTCTGGTGTAGGAGATCTAGTTGTAACTTGTACAAGTGTACATAGCCGAAACTGGAGAGCAGGAAACTTGTTAGGATCTGGGAAAAGTTTGGATGAGATACTTCAACAAATGGGCATGGTTGTAGAAGGTGTAAGTACAACGAAAGCTGCCTATCAGCTTGCAGAAAAGCAAGGAATTGAAATGCCGATAACATCAGGGCTTTATGATGTATTATTTAATGATAAAGATCCAAAGACGGTTGTTGAGCATTTAATGAATCGTGATAAAAAAGCAGAAATGAAGGATATTTAA
- the der gene encoding ribosome biogenesis GTPase Der, which translates to MRKSTVAIVGRPNVGKSTIFNRLVGERISIVNDVPGVTRDRIYAEAEWLTTTFNIIDTGGIEIGDEPLLIQMRHQAEIAIEEADVILFIVNAKEGITAADEEVARILYKSNKPVVLGVNKMDNPEMREEIYEYYSLGFGEPFPISGSHGIGLGDMLDAVIAHFPTLDAEPVNKEVIYFSLIGRPNVGKSSLVNAILNEERVIVSSISGTTRDAIDTHLHKDGQDYVITDTAGMRKRGKVYESTEKYSVLRALKAIERSDVVLVLIDAETGILEQDKRIAGYAHEAGRAIVIVVNKWDTVKSSDTAMKEFEAEVRDEFQFLDYAPIVYLSAKTKKRLHTLIPIIRLASENHVKRIPTSMLNDVIMDAIAVYPAPTVKGNRLKILYVTQVSVQPPSFAVFVNDPELMHFSYKRFLENRIREAFDFTGTPIKIFARKRD; encoded by the coding sequence ATGAGAAAATCAACTGTTGCCATTGTTGGACGACCAAATGTAGGGAAATCAACTATTTTTAATCGTCTTGTTGGCGAAAGAATATCCATTGTAAACGATGTTCCTGGTGTTACTAGGGATAGAATATATGCGGAAGCAGAATGGTTAACGACTACTTTTAATATTATTGACACAGGTGGAATTGAAATAGGTGATGAGCCTTTATTAATACAAATGCGTCATCAAGCAGAAATAGCAATAGAAGAGGCAGATGTTATTCTCTTTATTGTCAATGCTAAAGAGGGTATCACAGCTGCTGATGAAGAGGTTGCTAGAATTCTGTATAAAAGTAATAAACCCGTTGTCCTTGGTGTGAACAAAATGGATAATCCAGAAATGAGAGAAGAGATTTATGAGTATTATTCTTTAGGCTTTGGGGAACCATTTCCTATTTCAGGTTCACATGGGATTGGGCTAGGAGATATGTTAGATGCTGTGATTGCACATTTTCCAACACTTGATGCTGAGCCAGTAAATAAAGAGGTAATCTATTTTAGCTTAATTGGTCGACCAAATGTCGGGAAATCGTCATTAGTTAACGCTATTTTAAATGAGGAACGTGTTATTGTAAGTAGTATTAGTGGAACAACACGAGATGCTATCGATACACATTTACATAAAGATGGCCAAGATTATGTCATTACAGATACTGCTGGTATGCGCAAGCGTGGAAAAGTATATGAATCTACAGAAAAATACAGTGTGCTACGTGCATTAAAGGCTATTGAACGTTCTGATGTTGTTTTAGTACTAATTGATGCTGAAACAGGCATATTAGAACAGGATAAGCGAATTGCGGGATATGCGCATGAGGCAGGAAGAGCTATTGTTATTGTTGTTAATAAGTGGGATACTGTTAAATCAAGTGATACTGCTATGAAGGAATTTGAAGCAGAAGTTCGTGATGAATTTCAATTTTTGGATTATGCGCCAATTGTTTATCTATCTGCTAAAACGAAAAAACGTTTGCATACGTTAATTCCTATCATTCGATTAGCTAGTGAGAATCATGTGAAACGAATTCCAACAAGCATGTTAAACGATGTGATTATGGATGCCATAGCAGTTTATCCAGCTCCAACAGTGAAAGGGAATCGTTTGAAAATATTATATGTCACACAGGTGTCTGTACAGCCACCTAGCTTTGCTGTATTTGTAAATGATCCTGAATTAATGCATTTTTCATACAAAAGATTTTTAGAAAATCGTATACGTGAAGCATTTGATTTTACAGGTACACCAATTAAAATATTTGCACGTAAACGAGATTAA
- the rpsA gene encoding 30S ribosomal protein S1, whose translation MHEELGNDLVNFNVGDTVTGTVVKLEDKQVLVDIGFKSEGILPIGELSNVHVESPDEVVSVGDEIELIVKKVDDDEIVLSKKAVDAEKAWEELTQKFEDGTVFDTTVKEVVKGGLVVNIGLRGFIPASLVETYFVDDFSDYVGKTLSVKIVDLDREQNRIILSHRAVVEEEANEKKGQLLETLEEGQVLDGVVQRLTDFGVFVDIGGVDGLVHISQLSHEHVDKPSDVVSEGDTIKVEVISVDREHERISLSHKNTLPGPWVNISDKVKNGDVLTGTVKRLANFGAFVEILPGVEGLVHISQIANRHIGNPSEVLSVAQEVDVKVLHVDEENQRISLSMKELEEDKEQEDFSEYEKTEDQSSFQIGDLIGDKLNKYK comes from the coding sequence ATGCATGAAGAATTAGGAAATGATTTAGTGAATTTTAATGTTGGTGATACAGTTACAGGAACTGTAGTGAAATTAGAAGATAAACAAGTTCTTGTTGATATCGGCTTCAAAAGTGAAGGTATCTTACCAATTGGCGAACTATCAAATGTACATGTAGAATCTCCAGATGAAGTAGTGAGTGTTGGAGATGAAATTGAATTGATTGTTAAGAAAGTTGATGATGATGAGATTGTTCTTTCTAAAAAAGCAGTAGATGCTGAAAAAGCATGGGAAGAGTTAACTCAGAAATTTGAAGATGGTACAGTGTTTGATACAACTGTAAAAGAAGTAGTTAAAGGTGGTCTTGTTGTAAATATTGGTTTACGTGGATTCATACCTGCTTCTTTAGTAGAAACTTATTTTGTTGATGATTTTTCTGACTATGTTGGGAAAACATTATCTGTGAAAATTGTTGATCTAGATCGCGAACAAAATCGCATTATTCTTTCTCATCGTGCAGTTGTTGAAGAAGAGGCGAATGAGAAAAAAGGGCAGTTATTAGAAACACTAGAAGAAGGGCAAGTTTTAGATGGTGTTGTTCAACGACTAACTGACTTTGGTGTATTCGTTGATATTGGCGGAGTTGATGGATTAGTTCATATTTCACAACTTTCACATGAGCACGTAGATAAACCATCTGATGTGGTATCAGAAGGCGATACAATAAAAGTAGAGGTTATTTCTGTTGATCGTGAACATGAAAGAATTTCACTTTCTCATAAGAACACATTACCTGGACCTTGGGTGAATATTTCTGATAAGGTTAAAAACGGTGATGTATTAACTGGAACAGTGAAAAGACTTGCAAACTTCGGTGCTTTTGTTGAAATTTTACCAGGAGTAGAAGGTTTAGTTCATATTTCACAAATTGCAAACCGTCATATTGGTAATCCATCAGAAGTGCTTTCTGTTGCTCAAGAGGTTGATGTGAAAGTACTTCATGTTGATGAAGAAAATCAACGTATTTCTTTAAGTATGAAAGAATTAGAAGAGGATAAAGAGCAAGAAGATTTTAGTGAGTATGAGAAAACAGAAGATCAGTCCAGCTTCCAAATTGGTGATCTAATTGGCGATAAGCTAAATAAATATAAGTAA
- the cmk gene encoding (d)CMP kinase, whose translation MNSKLTIAIDGPAAAGKSTVSKIVATKLGYIYIDTGAMYRAITLKAINENIHYDNEDKLTAVLLETSIELKQSNTGQKVFLDGKDVSLEIRSEKVTHAVSQIAKHSKIREIMVEKQKAFAKQGGVVMDGRDIGTHVLPNAELKFFLIASAEERAKRRHQENIERGFTSDLENIKNEIIERDLQDTKRKVAPLIKAEDAIEVDTTSMSIDDVASFILDKVNNYS comes from the coding sequence TTGAATAGTAAATTAACAATTGCCATTGATGGTCCAGCAGCAGCGGGGAAGAGTACCGTATCAAAAATTGTTGCGACAAAACTTGGATATATCTATATTGATACTGGAGCAATGTATCGAGCAATAACATTAAAAGCAATAAATGAAAATATTCATTATGATAATGAAGATAAACTAACAGCTGTCCTGTTAGAAACTTCCATTGAATTAAAACAATCTAACACAGGACAAAAGGTATTTCTTGATGGGAAAGATGTTTCTCTTGAAATTCGTTCTGAAAAAGTAACCCATGCTGTATCGCAAATTGCAAAGCATTCGAAAATTCGAGAGATTATGGTAGAAAAACAGAAGGCATTTGCTAAACAAGGTGGCGTAGTGATGGATGGAAGAGATATTGGAACACACGTCCTACCAAATGCCGAATTGAAATTCTTTTTAATTGCTTCCGCTGAAGAAAGAGCTAAAAGACGTCATCAGGAAAATATAGAAAGAGGCTTTACTTCTGATTTAGAAAATATTAAAAATGAGATTATTGAGCGAGATTTACAAGATACAAAACGTAAAGTTGCGCCACTAATCAAAGCAGAAGATGCTATAGAAGTTGATACGACTTCCATGTCCATTGATGATGTAGCTAGTTTTATTCTGGATAAAGTTAATAACTATTCATAG